The nucleotide sequence GCGCAAAGAGTATCTAGTTTTAGTCCGCTAACAGCCCTAAAATCACTGATATGATCAAGCAAATCAAGATGAAAAATGCCATCATATCTGCTTCTGTAATTTGTCCATTTATCTTTTCCATTTTCTTTGTCGCTTGTACTAAAATACGGCTCGGCTTGAAGATTGTACCGCATAGCACGCACCATCAGCATAGGAAGATCAAAACCACGACCGTTAAAACTCACCAAGCGCGGACTATGCTCATTTATGAAGTTTATAAATTTAGTTATTTTCTCCTCTTCGTCTTTGCCTTGCATCGTTGAAACTCGTAAAAATCTACCGAATTTATCCGCCATAACAGCCGATATAGCAACGACTTTATGAAAGCAAACAGGTAAAAACTCACTTCCACTTTTTTCTAATTGAGCTTTAAAAGCCTCTTTTGCTACTTCTACATCATCTCCTTCATAGCCAAAAACTTTTCTCAAACTATCGCTATCTGGTATGGTCTCGCAATCAAACACGCATATATATTCACTTCTTGCCATTTTACCTACTTTTTAGAATATTTTTTATACAATCATACCAAAAAACAATGGAAAAATAGTTGAAAATAGCCATCATAAAACTCTCTAGCCTTGGCGATATAGTACATACGGTCATAGTTTTGCAATTTATAAAAAAATATTGCAAAGCAGCGGAAATTTCGTGGTTTGTAGATGAAAAGTTTGGCTCCATTTTAGACTCTCATCAAGATATCAAAGA is from Campylobacter fetus subsp. testudinum 03-427 and encodes:
- the wlaX gene encoding putative polysaccharide biosynthesis protein (Pfam match to PF10108.5 DNA_pol_B_exo2) — translated: MARSEYICVFDCETIPDSDSLRKVFGYEGDDVEVAKEAFKAQLEKSGSEFLPVCFHKVVAISAVMADKFGRFLRVSTMQGKDEEEKITKFINFINEHSPRLVSFNGRGFDLPMLMVRAMRYNLQAEPYFSTSDKENGKDKWTNYRSRYDGIFHLDLLDHISDFRAVSGLKLDTLCASLNLPGKYDVHGDQVIDMFYEEKLDKINEYCESDTLNTYWLFLKYELLRGKLTKNDYADYLSQMSEYLKDKKTDMSYTPVFSKFIDDELDRLKDSL